A genomic region of Enterococcus sp. 12C11_DIV0727 contains the following coding sequences:
- a CDS encoding coiled-coil domain-containing protein, producing MKKSILSALMVCSITLSAAALPIAAVADDYDTKIEQQDEIINGLKTKESEAATKLAAIEADMLSTATKIDELTDKKKTLKDEITTLYGEISDLNVRIQKREVQMRNQARDVQVSGTSTSYLDVILNSESISDAISRVQGISTLVKANNDLLEQQNSDKKEVEKKTKTVETQISVLETSTKELTDKQASLDTLKIEQEIAKNDLEAQRSTEEGKKSEYVEQKAAAQKKLEEEQAKQVKQAEAQRKAEAEAAVKLAEAQASNPGLAKTNVVEENGTTSTTPVAPTPEKPSDNNTGGGSSIGTGGVSEAKKRAAQIALNAVGQTNPTGWGQSGECIVAVQNWLNAAGVRFSPGGPHSGYTQSGAVQVSWSDVQVGDVVQYENALSPDAWLDGVHTVLVVGVNGSSVQIVESNNPAGSGYVSTTTGWTPSPYAANFRAVVWRFPG from the coding sequence GTGAAAAAAAGTATATTATCAGCATTGATGGTCTGTTCGATTACTCTTAGCGCAGCTGCTTTGCCAATAGCTGCAGTGGCAGATGACTATGATACAAAGATCGAACAACAAGATGAAATCATCAACGGACTAAAAACGAAAGAATCAGAAGCTGCAACTAAACTAGCCGCAATCGAAGCTGACATGTTGAGTACAGCAACAAAAATCGATGAATTGACCGATAAGAAAAAAACACTTAAAGATGAAATCACAACATTATATGGTGAAATTTCTGATTTAAATGTTCGTATTCAAAAAAGAGAAGTTCAAATGCGTAACCAAGCTCGCGATGTTCAGGTTAGTGGAACGAGTACTAGTTATTTAGACGTTATTCTTAATTCTGAATCAATTTCAGATGCAATTAGTCGTGTACAAGGGATTTCTACATTGGTTAAAGCCAACAATGATCTATTAGAGCAACAAAACTCTGATAAAAAAGAAGTAGAGAAAAAGACTAAAACCGTTGAAACACAAATTTCTGTTCTAGAAACTTCAACAAAAGAATTAACAGATAAGCAAGCTTCGTTAGATACTTTAAAAATTGAGCAAGAGATTGCAAAAAATGATTTAGAAGCGCAACGTTCAACAGAAGAAGGCAAAAAATCTGAATACGTTGAACAAAAAGCAGCTGCTCAAAAGAAACTAGAAGAAGAGCAAGCAAAACAAGTGAAACAAGCAGAAGCGCAAAGAAAAGCTGAAGCTGAAGCCGCTGTAAAACTTGCAGAAGCACAAGCATCAAATCCAGGTCTTGCCAAAACAAATGTTGTAGAAGAAAATGGAACAACAAGTACAACACCTGTTGCACCAACACCTGAAAAACCTAGCGATAATAACACTGGCGGCGGTAGCAGCATTGGGACCGGCGGCGTGTCAGAAGCGAAGAAAAGAGCGGCTCAAATTGCCTTGAATGCTGTTGGTCAGACAAACCCAACAGGTTGGGGACAAAGTGGTGAATGTATCGTAGCTGTACAAAATTGGCTGAATGCAGCCGGTGTCAGATTCTCACCAGGTGGCCCGCATAGTGGGTATACACAATCAGGAGCAGTTCAGGTATCATGGTCTGATGTTCAAGTTGGAGATGTGGTTCAATACGAGAACGCACTTAGTCCAGATGCATGGTTAGATGGTGTTCATACAGTTCTAGTCGTTGGTGTTAACGGCAGTTCAGTTCAAATTGTGGAATCAAATAACCCAGCAGGATCAGGTTATGTATCGACAACTACAGGTTGGACACCAAGTCCATATGCTGCAAACTTTAGAGCAGTTGTCTGGCGTTTCCCAGGATAA
- the mreD gene encoding rod shape-determining protein MreD, with product MIRKENVRYYAPVVFFLLMLIDGQLTQAAINLTDNVYFANAHLMLLAFLMAVPNLSKRYLLITTLVLGMICDSYYIGIIGIYTVALAATVMMMYRFQRVVHTNLLTAFFGMIIFVTTYELIAVGLQIVFHLSNVAPLLFITKVLGPTLLFNMLIFVIFSYPLKRLFVNE from the coding sequence ATGATACGTAAAGAAAATGTTAGATACTATGCGCCTGTGGTTTTCTTTTTACTTATGCTGATTGATGGTCAATTGACTCAGGCTGCCATAAATTTAACGGATAACGTTTATTTTGCGAATGCGCATCTTATGTTATTAGCATTTTTGATGGCAGTTCCCAATTTATCGAAACGTTACCTGTTGATTACGACGTTAGTCTTGGGTATGATCTGTGATAGTTATTATATTGGCATTATAGGGATTTATACAGTAGCACTAGCAGCAACTGTTATGATGATGTATCGTTTCCAGAGAGTAGTTCATACGAATTTACTAACTGCGTTTTTCGGAATGATTATTTTTGTAACGACGTATGAACTAATTGCAGTAGGACTTCAAATTGTTTTTCATCTATCAAACGTTGCTCCACTATTATTTATCACAAAAGTTTTAGGACCAACCTTACTTTTTAATATGTTGATATTTGTTATTTTTTCTTATCCATTAAAGAGATTATTCGTGAATGAATAG